ATGAATCTGCAGAGTTCCACCCTCAAAGACGATGAAGGCGGGCAGCCGTTCCACGTCCAGCAGGCGACCCAGATCCGTGCCTATCGCGAGGCGTGGCGGGCGGCAGGCCACACCCGCACACCTCGGGTGTCGGTGAGTCGCAGCATCTTTCCGCTCGTGGACGACCGTGATCGCGCCTACTTCGGAACCGGAAGCCAGACCGAGGACCAGATCGGCGTCATCGACGCGACCACCCGAGCGATCTTCGGGCGCCAGTACGCGGGGGTGCCCGAGGCGCTGATTGAGCAATTGGCCAAAGACGAAGCCATTGCCGAAGCCGACACGCTGCTCCTGACCGTGCCGAACCAGTTGGGCGTCGACTACAACGTCCACTTCATCGAGGCGATCCTGGGACAAGTCGCTCCGGCGCTCGGCTGGCGTTGAGCGCCGGGATGCTCCCGTGATCCCGTCGAATTGGGCCGTGCTGCGTCAGGCTCCCCGCACCGCATCGGCGGCCGCCTTGCCAGCCGCCTGCAGGAACCCCATCTCGGTCGAGATGCTCACCAGGCGCATGCCACGGCGAGCCCAGTCGGCGCTGAGCGCCACGTCGTTGGTGTGGATCGCGGGAAGCGCGCCATGCGCCCGGCAGGCTTCGATGGTGCGCTCGATCGCCTGCTCCAGCACAGGATCGCGCATCCGCCCGGGCACCCCGAGCGCGATGGCCAGGTCGTTCGGCCCGATCAGCGCGGCGTCGACGCCAGGCACGCTCAGGATCTCATCGAGCCCCTCCACGGCCTCGCGTGTTTCGATCTGCACGATCACGAAGGTCTCGCGGTTGGCGGCCACCATCGTCTCCACCACGTCGGCGGCCCGAAAGTTGGTGTGGGCGCGCCCCATGGCGCTGCCGCGCCGGCCCTCCGGCGGATACTTGGCAATCGCCACCGCAGCTCGGACCTCCTCCGCCGAGGTAATGCGCGGAAGCATGATGCCCTGCGCACCGGCATCGAGGGCCTGCGCAATCTGCTCGTAGGTCAATACAGGCACCCGGACGATCGGGGTGACCTCCACCAGCCGCGCAATCCGCGACAGCTCCGCGATCGACTCGGTGGTAAAGGTCCCGTGCTCGTTGTCGATCAGGACCCAATCGAAACCGGCATTGGCCAGGGCCTGCATCACCGATGGTTGACGGATCTCAGCCAGCATGGTGCCGACCGCCACAGGCGCCGAGGCCAAGCGGCGCCGAAGGCGATTCTCTGGAATGATGGACACAGGTCGTCGATTGGTTAAAGTGGGCGGGATGTCAGCGCTTGCAGCAGCGCGCGAAACGCATTGCCGCGATGACTGACGCGGTCCTTGTCACCATCGCTTGCTTCGCCGAAGGTGAGACCGAGATCGTCACTCAGAAAGTAGGGATCGTACCCGAAGCCGTTATCACCGCGCGCCTCCTCGGTGATCGACCCGTAGCAGTTTCCCTCGAATACTTCCGGAATCGACGACGGACTGCGATACAGGACGAGGACGCAACGATAGCGGGCCCGCCGCCGGGTCTCCGTCGCGCCGGCAAGCCTGCGCAGCAGCATGGTATTGTTGGCAGCGTCGATCTCGGCTGCGGATCCAGCAGTCTGGGCCCAACGCTTTGACCGGACGCCGGGCTCGCCGCCCAGGCTCAGCACTTCGAGGCCGCTGTCGTCTGCCACGGTCGGCAGCCGAGTCCGCTTGACGAAGAACTCGGCCTTGGCTCGCGCGTTGCCCTGGAAGGAGTCGTGCAGCTCGAGCAGCTCTTCTGCCTCGGTTTCCCAAGCGTTGACCTGATCAGGGAAGACGACTTCGAACGGCGCGTCCGCGAGCAATCGTCGCACCTCGCGCTGCTTGCCGGCACTCCGGGTAGCGACCAGCAGCTTTACCATCCCAATGCCTTTCGCTGGGCCGCGAAGAGCTCCGCCAAGCCCGCGTCGGCCAAGTCGAGCATTCGATCGAGCTGCGCCCGCGAGAAGACTCCCTGCTCTCCGGTACCCTGAACCTCGACGAGGTCGGAAGGTGCGCGCATCACGACGTTGGCATCGACCTCGGCATCCTTGTCTTCGGTGTAGGCAAGGTCGAGACAGACTTCCCCACCGACGACGCCTACCGACACCGCGGCCACCAGCTGTCCGAATGGCGATGGCTTACCGGTGCGTTCCGCCAGCCAGCTGCAGGCATCCGCCAGCGCCACCGATGCTCCGGTAATGCTCGCGGTGCGAGTCCCGCCGTCGGCCTGCAAAACATCGCAGTCGATCTTGATGGTGTACTCGCCGAAATCCCAGCGTCCCATCCCGGCACGCAGCGAACGGCCGATCAATCGCTGGATCTCCTGGCTCCGGCCGCCCGGCCCGTTGCGTTCACGATTGGTGCGCTCGCTCGTGGCACGCGGCAGCATGGCGTACTCGGCAGTGACCCAGCCCTGCCCTGAGCCCTTCTTGAACGGCGGAACCCCGACTTCCACCGATGCCGTGCAGTGGATCAGCGTACCGCCGAAACGAACGAGGCAGGACCCTTCGGCATACGGGTTGGCATTTCGCTCCAGCACGACGGGCCGAAGCTGGCTTACGGATCGGCCGTCAGGACGCATGACGAATTCTCTCCACCAGTGAGGTCGTTGATCGATCAGGAGTCAAGGGAATCAACTCGACACGTCCGCCCCGGGCCTCGACGGCCTCCGCACCGACGACCATCTCACGGGTGTAGTCGCCGCCCTTGACCAGGATATCGGGCGCCAGCGCGTCGATCAGGGCCGAGGGTGTCAACTCCTCGAAAACCACGACCCGATCCACCGCAGTGAGGGCGGCAAGCAGACGGGCTCGCTCCACGGCGCCGACGAACGGACGACCGGGACCCTTGCCCAGGGCGGCGGCCGACCCATCGCTGTTGACGCCCACGATGAGGGACCCGCCGAGTGCGCGGGCAGCTTCGAGGTAGTCGACATGTCCTGCATGCAGCAGATCGAAGACGCCGTTGGTAAAGACGACCGGCGTCGGCGCCTGATGCCGCCAGCGGATCGCATCGTCGAGAGACAGGACCTTGTCCGCCGTGGCGCGTGCCGTCGTCACAGTCGCTGGTCGACCGATGGTTTGAATGAGATGGTTCGGTGTATGAACGGCAGCTCGACCCGCTCTTCATAACTGGTCGAGATCGAGATCGCGTTCGGGTGCTCGGTCCGCACCACCCGAAAGCGCAGCGGCGTGCCGGGGATCGACAACTCCAACGCATCGCCCTGCAGCTGCGAGACGATCTGCGCATCAGTGGTCATGTTGGCGAAGCGCGCCGCCGTTTTCATTCGGTCACGCAGTTCGTAATAGCGCCACCAGACCTGGCCCAGATTGAGGCCATAGTAGACGACCACGGCGACGACGAGCAGCGAGAACAAACACCCCGTCGTGCTGACCCCGCGGCGACCGGTCGCTACCATTGGGACTGCGCCCCGTCGACGATATCGGTGATGAGCCGTTCGATGGCACGGCGGCGTCCGTCGATTTCATTGTTGGTGTAGTCGCCTTCGACGGACAGACCGTTTCGTTCCCAGAGCACCTTGTTGTTCTGCTGGTCGAGGATCTGGACGTTGATCACGATCTGCACTTTGCGGCGGCTGACCTCGACCCGCTGATTCTGGTCGCCCGAGAAGGCGATCGGGATGTCGGGGTCGTAGCGTTGGATCGTTCCGCGCACGATGGCATCGGCCTGCGCTTCGCCGGCGGGCCGCAGACCGAGCCGACCCTGAACCGCTTCGCGAACGGCGCGATTGATCTCGTTGGTGAGGGTCGGTTCCGGCGTCAGATTGTCGAACGGAAGCACCGCGACCGTCTTGATGCCGGGCGGAAAGCCAGTGCCCCCGCCGAACCCGTAGAGGCATCCGCCCAGGCCAACGGCCAGACTAAGGCTGAGGAGGAGTCCAGGTATCCGGATCAAAGGACGTCGCCTTCTGAATCGACGAAAACGTGATATCCAACCGTGCCGGTGCATCGGGTACAATCAGGCGGGCGGAAACCGGCTGCCCGTCAGGCCCGAAAACCGTCTCGACGGTACCCACTTGTCGCCCGCCCTCTCGAACCTGGGCAATCAGCCTGTCGGGGGTTCCCGCCATCCAAACATAGTCGAGGGTATCGGGCCCCCGATGGTACCGCCAGGCAATCAGCTCAGGATCGGCCGACCGGAGTACGGCCGCCCCGTTGGCCGGCGCCCGCACCACCCCAAGCAGGGCCCAGAAGAGCGGATAGTTCGGCACCAGGCGCTTGACGTCGTCTTCCGGCTGCGCCCACACGGCAGTATCACCGGCCACCAGAGCTGCAGCGCGTCCGGTGCCAAGCGGCCCCTGAACATCGAGCCGCGCCGAGTCGGGTACGGCCAGCCGAATCCGCCCGCGCCCGCCTGCGGCGCCCTTGTCGTCCCGGAACTGCCAGCGGAACCGAATGTCGCGGGCACCATCCGGCAAGGTCGAGCGCGCCCACTCGGCCGCCGCCCCGGCTTCGCCAGGCACGAAGCCACTCGGTTTGGGGAGACGGATCTGCCCGGCGCCGCCACATCCGGTGGCTAGCCCGATCAGGCCAAGGATGAGGACCGGCCGCATGGGCATCATGATAGCGGAACGTGCCGGGTTTGTCATTGCAGCAACGACGCCAAGCTAGAGGCGCACCGGGTCGGCCGAGACGGGCAGCCGCTCGGCGACCTCGGCAGGCAGCCGGCTCCACTTGAAGCGGGCATCGAGCACCAGCATGCTGGTTTCACCCGTCGCAAGCAGTTCGCCGGTCTCGGCTCGTTCGACGGCGTATCCGAAGACGATCCGCCGTGAGGCAAGATCCCTGACCCAGCAACGAATTCGCACCACGTCGTCGTAGCGGGCCGGTTGCCGGTACCGGATCCGCGCCTCGCCAACGGCGAGCCGGAAGCCGCGCGCTTCCAGGTCCGCGTAGGTGGTCCCGGTCTGTCGCAGGTGCTCGGTCCGCGCCCGATCGAACCAAATCAGATAACAGGCGTGGTACACCACCCCCATTTGGTCCGTCTCGCT
The Gemmatimonadales bacterium genome window above contains:
- the rph gene encoding ribonuclease PH; protein product: MRPDGRSVSQLRPVVLERNANPYAEGSCLVRFGGTLIHCTASVEVGVPPFKKGSGQGWVTAEYAMLPRATSERTNRERNGPGGRSQEIQRLIGRSLRAGMGRWDFGEYTIKIDCDVLQADGGTRTASITGASVALADACSWLAERTGKPSPFGQLVAAVSVGVVGGEVCLDLAYTEDKDAEVDANVVMRAPSDLVEVQGTGEQGVFSRAQLDRMLDLADAGLAELFAAQRKALGW
- a CDS encoding adenylyltransferase/cytidyltransferase family protein; the encoded protein is MTTARATADKVLSLDDAIRWRHQAPTPVVFTNGVFDLLHAGHVDYLEAARALGGSLIVGVNSDGSAAALGKGPGRPFVGAVERARLLAALTAVDRVVVFEELTPSALIDALAPDILVKGGDYTREMVVGAEAVEARGGRVELIPLTPDRSTTSLVERIRHAS
- a CDS encoding acyl-CoA thioesterase, whose product is MEATGAISAIDLRVNYSETDQMGVVYHACYLIWFDRARTEHLRQTGTTYADLEARGFRLAVGEARIRYRQPARYDDVVRIRCWVRDLASRRIVFGYAVERAETGELLATGETSMLVLDARFKWSRLPAEVAERLPVSADPVRL